The Helianthus annuus cultivar XRQ/B chromosome 15, HanXRQr2.0-SUNRISE, whole genome shotgun sequence genomic sequence TTGTTTGggactaacaagtggtatcagaaccATTGAAGTCTTTCAAAGGCTAGGTTTTGATATCACTCGaagaacaagaagaagctttGCTCAAGTGTCGGAGGATGTGTGTTTGTAAATGGAAATTTCTCCGGTTCATAAGATCTAGTATTTCATCTACAGATCTGAAAAAACCGTTAAGGTCCGGTGATGTTTTTGTTCATCCAACTACACTCAGTTGTGTGTGTGTTGTAGAGAGAAAGATGGAGATTTCCGAGCCGTCATCTTCGACAACGCTGTATCTCGGAGTCGCCGTATCAACTGGATTATGGTGTCTCTGGTGAACATGACGTGAAGAAGGTGAAGTTTTTATGAAAGATTTGAAGAATATGAGAGGAGTACGTCACGAAAACAGACTCCGCAGCGGACGTCGGATCATCTGTCAGTCCGGCGCGGCGGCGGTGGCGGAGCACGGTGGTTGAATATGGCGAAACACGGTGGGTAACAAGGATGACGGTTACTGCTATTGTTGTTCATCGAAGAGAGAAAAGAAAACAGTTGTACGGCTGAGGTTGATGATGGTGAttattgatgaagatgatggtgtaACGAAACAAGAGGTTGCAGGTTATCGTGATGTTTGGTGTTGAGGATGAACGGAGACGATGTTCGGTGAATGGAGGTATAGATGGCCGTTAACAAGAGTGACGATGATGAATGGTTGCAGGTTGATTGATTATCGTCGGAGTTTCTGTGGTGATGAACGATGTTTGCCAGAGAGTACGGTAACTGTCGGAAAAGGTGGTGATGACGTGATGAAATCAGCAGATCAAAATGGTCAGGGAACATTCTATGCGGCTGCACATGATCtcacatcaaaatcatcaaaaaaccCTAGAAGAGCTGCATCGTTGGATGATGGAGCTGATCGACAGACGAGATTGCAGCACTTGCATGTTGTCGACTGTCATGGGCTAGGGTTTGGTATGAGCATGTGCATGAGCTATGGTAATTATGGGCTAATGATTGGATTGCATTGTTTTTTGGGCCACGAGTTGATTGTTCCATGTATGTGGCTGATTGGTGAGACTGTTATTCATGGGGCCGGCCTGACATGCTCACAACcaagttttttttaattgtttagtgaATATTGACAACATTTCATGGGGCCACATGCTTTAAAATTTTTCTAAACGGTGATGTCAGCTGGTGCACATGTTGCACTAAGGTTACAGGAGTTTGGTGTGGGCCTGCTTAAAGTAGGAAGAATGTTTCCAAATATGCTACTGGACCGAAGATTGTGAGATCAAATAGCAGCAATGACCCTTCATCTTCGGTGGGCCCAATTGAGTTTATTTCAGAAATCATCCGTGATGGAGATAGATCAGAAATCATCCGTAATTATCTGAGAGGTTATCATAGATTAATATCATCCGAGATACACAACTACATCAGAGATCATCATTATTTTATCCGAGATGCACCATTGTTTATCCGACATCATTTTCATCCACCATCCATCTAAGATCAAGCCTCATTTCATCCGATATACGTTGATGTTCATCGTTGGGCCACTAAAAGGGAGAAGACCCAAGAGTGGAGTCCATCTAAACCATAATAAAGAGAGCATAaaactagggggagattgttaggtccagagttttacgcttatctttattacgtttatttatatttatttggtttagattaggtcttgggcttgggctaggccatgtgggccaatagGGTAGAGGCTCCTATAAATAGTCATGTTTAGATtattgttgtcacaccccaaccaatggcggaatcatcggggcatgactctgagcgaaacagattgtccagaagtttccataacaattatcattactattcaacttaaataatacgtcccataccgtatctcaaatagcaaacaaattattacagataaagatccaggcaaatattctgttccgacaactcagattaaatataaaaattatttatcTGCTTTTAGAGACTCatgctgcaagatctacagacaactatgctctagacgcttattctagcctcgccttcctagcacattagcatcctaattgcctgtcacatacgttaaaataaagtcaatacatagaatgtaaaggtgagcatacaagtttgatatagcatatagagttcgaaatagtttacgcataaccagcacatacacagaggaaaacgaagcatgttaattatcgacatggatctatcgataccaatgactgcgggttgactgcccgaggcaattcgcaatacatgattaccaccgtaatccatgtcAGTATTTGttcttaacaacccccgtgtgaacgggtgctaagtccaaactatagtactatcgtcgttaaggcaggtagacaacattccacgtgtaaacataacaacaagcattcatttagtcacgtaatacatgcggtaatggttagcgtttaaagtaattgcgtagtgtgttcgattgtgatttagaatatgtaacgtatgtaacatccaaaagtgctaaagcattcatttagtcacgtaatacatgcggtaatcGTTAATATATGTGTTTAACCCctttgtttttagaaaaaaaccttatttttatTGGTTAACTTTGTTTATACGCATGTTTCCCTCTGCTTTAACTTTTGGTAGTGTACATATTTAGTTTTTCTACTtttatttctttttgtatttCATTCTTTTAGCATTTTCCCTTTGGTACCATAACAAATCAACCCGGATGAAGAGTGACCATTAGCTATCAATAAAGTTACTTTATAATTCCTAaactttattaaaacaaaaattgtttGACACGCATATTTTTATTTATGTCTAATTTTTATTGAAATGAGTAGTATGTACAGATTGAAACACATGCGTGTATGTTGTTAAACTGAGAAATATTCCGTTTGCGGGCCTAAACTAATTATTGaaataaatatgtgtatgttatTAAATTGATAAATATTCCGTTTGCGGGcctaaactaaaaaaaaaaaaaaaaaaaaaaaaaaaccgcctCACGAGAGATGGTATAAAATAAATACATCCCACCCAGATGAGATCTTGAGTGCTAGGAACGAAGGAAGTTTTTTTGTTCCAATGGCGACGGCTCATAACATGTGCCCAGAGCTGATTGTTGAAATCTTCACAAGGTTACCGACGCAATCCCTTCTCCGGTTTAGATCAGTGTCGAAATCAATATGTGGTATGATCGGCAGCCCAGATTTCATCCGATTGCATTCTGTTCGATCCCCGAAGAAATTCACGGTGATACACCGGGTTAATTACAAAGCAGAAGGAGTGACTAAAAGCGTGTATACAATAAATTCGGCAGGGGAGGGGCAACTGTCATACATGGGCACAACACCAGTCGAGTATCCTTTCGCATATGTGAATATCGTTGGTTCATGTAACGGGATTCTTTGTGTTTATGAAATTGACAAAAGAATTATTCATCTGTGGAAACCTTCAATCAGGCGCAAAGCAACCGTGCTTTTTCCTCCGGTTTGGACTCCTGGCTTGGCCCTGGGGTTTGGTTTCGACCCAAGTATCGACGATTACAAGATTTTGTGGACAGTAAGAGGAGGAGAGGTTTCGTTTGTTTATACCATGAAGACACACACTTGGCGTGAGATTGCTTCCCATGCTGATATGGATCGCTTATCGGTCGTGAAATCTCCCATGATGTGTCTTTTCAACGGAGCATTGCATTGGGCTGTGAAAAGGGATTCTAGACGCAGTGGTGGTTGTTATGTGATGACGTTTGATCTGAGCTCCGAGGTTTTTTCTACCATTGAGTTGCCTGAACCTAGTTGGGAGACCGATACAGTGACAGTTATCAAAGGTTGTCTGGCTGTGGTTTCTTCTTCTTCGAAGGATGTTGATGCTAGCAGCAGGATTTGGGTGAGGAATACTGATGCCGCTTGGTCTCTTGCTTTTAAGTTGGATATGCGTCAACCCGTACAGTCCATCAATGGTGATTTGGTGTTCAGCGGTTGTTACTCTTCTAAGGGGATCCTAGATTATCATGATCCTGAGACAGGGGTGCCATCGAGACTTGTCGACTTGACCGGTTCTTCTTCTTATGTAACTGCCATGATTACATGCATCGAAAGCCTTGAATTGTTACACTTTGGGACTTCATGCCATCAGGGAAAACAGGCCTTGGATTGTTAGATATGGGGACACTGGAGGGAACCAAAGAAAGAAGAGCAGTGAAGCTATGCAAATTTGCCTTTTTATTTTAGCACTTGATTATTGTGTATCTTActttgaattattattatttatcgtATTTTAAATGTTGCTAACCTTTTCGggcctctttttttttttttaattttatttaccaTATTTGACCCCGTTGTCACAAGATCATGTTGATACATAGGGCTGACGTTACATACACAAGACTTAACTCGCTGTGAGACAAAATCAGTTTATTAAACCATCAACCCTGTAAGGTGATTGAGGTTTTTAATAGGGTTTAATATTCTACCAATCTTTATATATGTAAGGTGAGAGATTGTCAGTCCGTCTTTATTGTTAGATTGCTAGGATTTGGTAAATCGTAAGAATATCTCCTTAGTTTACCTTTCAGTATTTACTTACCGAGTTAAATCAGAGTCCTTAGTATCAAACCCACTAATTAAGTCACCATTAAATGGAATATTATTCTCTCCATTTAACCAATCAATCAAGATGATTGACCATCCATAATTCTTGCCCAAAGATCAAGCCCTTGACCATCCATAATTCTTGCCCAAAGATCAAGCCCTTGTAATTATTTTGTAATCATTGTACCTCTATATATTGTGTTGTGAATAACTAGAATGTATCCTTCATTCAATACAAACTTCTATTGTTTATATGGTATTAAGACCCTAAAAGCTCCGTTGAGCCATCTCCGATCCAAAACTCGACAGACACCTTCTGTCCGCttccctttcttttctttcgATTCACCATGGCCAAACCAATCATCCACAACCGTCAACCCACTACTTATGACAATCGCCCAACACGCAACCCAAATCCACCCACAACCCGAAACCAATGGCCATCTAGAACTACCAATATCAACACTCGCCCGACtcgcaacagcaacaacaacacctATTGCTACTATTGTAACATTCCCGGACATGACATCAAAGATTGTCGCAAACTTAGTCGCTTCCTACGAGAACACAATGTATCGCCTCAAAATAACAACACCCCGGTGGTTAACTACACCACCCCTCACCCAACGGCTACAACCCCATCTTGGATGTGGGACACCGGTGCGTCCAACAACACCGCGAACAACAACCAACAATTTTCCGTTCTTTCCGAATATGGAGGACCCGATAAGATCGTGCTAGGTGATGGTAAAACTCTCCCTATAACTCATATTGCTCAAACAACTATTCCAACAAAATCTCGCCCACTTCttttaaataacattttaattgcTCCTAATCTTCAAAATAATCTTATTTCCGTCGCCAAAGTTTGTCGTACTAATCGTGTTTCTGTTGAATTTTTTCCCTATCATTTTTTTGTCAAAGATCTACGCACGGCGCGCGTCTCATGCGGGGAGTGAACATCAATGATGTCTACTATGGACCAATCTCCTTGTCTCCTCAAGTCAACAACACCCAAACAAACTCTCTTCTCATGTGGCACCACATACTTGGACATCCATCGCTTCAAGTATTTAAGTCTTTAATTTCTAGATTAGGACTTCATAGTAATAAGGTGACCCATGAGTCTTTTCATTGTGTTTCATATTCACTAAATAAAAGCCACAAACTACATTTTGGCAAAAATTCTTTTGTTGCTAATCAACCACTACAACTTCTCTACTCCGACGTATGGGGTCCCGTAAAAACGTCAATAGATGGCTTTAAATACTATGTCATTTTTGTTGACTATTTTTCCAAATACATTTGGTTATACCCAATCAAACGAAAATATGATGTCAAAATTCTTTTTCCACAATTTAAATCTCTTGTTGAAAAATTTTTTAAAACCAACATTGTTGCGTTATTCACTGATAATGGGAGTGAATATGTGGGTCTCTCACCATATCTTGCCTCTCAAGGTATCTCCCATTACACGACACCACCTCACACACCGGAACAAAACGGTATTGCCGAACGACGTCACCGACACGTTGTTGAAACCGGCCTTGCATTACTCCACTACTCCCACTTACCACAACATTTTTGGTCTCATGCTTTTCAAACCGTTACTTACCTCATAAACCGTTTACCTACACCCATTCTCCACAACAAATCACCCTATGATGTATTGTTCAAAACCGACCCTACCTATTCCAAACTTAAACCTTTTGGT encodes the following:
- the LOC110913176 gene encoding F-box/kelch-repeat protein At3g23880, producing MATAHNMCPELIVEIFTRLPTQSLLRFRSVSKSICGMIGSPDFIRLHSVRSPKKFTVIHRVNYKAEGVTKSVYTINSAGEGQLSYMGTTPVEYPFAYVNIVGSCNGILCVYEIDKRIIHLWKPSIRRKATVLFPPVWTPGLALGFGFDPSIDDYKILWTVRGGEVSFVYTMKTHTWREIASHADMDRLSVVKSPMMCLFNGALHWAVKRDSRRSGGCYVMTFDLSSEVFSTIELPEPSWETDTVTVIKGCLAVVSSSSKDVDASSRIWVRNTDAAWSLAFKLDMRQPVQSINGDLVFSGCYSSKGILDYHDPETGVPSRLVDLTGSSSYVTAMITCIESLELLHFGTSCHQGKQALDC